A genomic window from Acidobacteriota bacterium includes:
- a CDS encoding ABC transporter ATP-binding protein, which produces MKQVVVEASGLSKTYRVYQRPWDRLVEALLRRPRHKEFRSLQDIDLQLAAGDSLGIIGENGAGKSTLLKILAGVAAPTNGDVQVQGKVASILELASGFHPEFTGRQNIQLNAAMLGLSQKEVEAKTPNIIAFSELGDFIDQPVKVYSTGMAMRLGFAIATQVEPDVLIIDEALSVGDGYFQKKCVDRLMEFTRGGGTLLFCSHAMYYVTSFCQRALWLKDGKIAALGPVEEVVRRYENFLMRKQPQDPVEVAERPAGPARIVEARLLDDGQAGGTAPVLYRHLQPLSLEVSWETTEPQRAFHLGVGIDRTDSVQVAALSTYHDGLEPFRGRHRYSVRLDIPQLPMLKGEYSLYVFLMDEEALHPYDSKVVHGAFEVATEGYRFGLIHIPHRWQTEESSGSVVTLSAPVEAPSAETAAFEAGSLEAGGAALSASSRSRW; this is translated from the coding sequence ATGAAACAAGTTGTGGTCGAAGCCAGCGGGCTCAGCAAGACCTACCGTGTCTACCAGCGGCCGTGGGATCGCCTGGTGGAAGCCTTGTTGCGCCGACCCCGTCACAAAGAGTTCCGCTCTCTCCAAGACATCGACTTGCAGCTGGCAGCGGGAGACTCGCTGGGCATCATCGGCGAGAACGGCGCCGGCAAGAGCACCTTGCTCAAGATTCTCGCCGGAGTCGCCGCTCCCACCAACGGCGATGTCCAGGTACAGGGCAAGGTCGCCTCGATCCTGGAGCTGGCCTCCGGCTTCCACCCGGAATTCACCGGCCGCCAGAACATTCAGCTCAACGCTGCCATGCTGGGTCTGAGCCAGAAAGAGGTGGAGGCCAAGACTCCCAACATCATCGCCTTCAGCGAGCTCGGGGACTTCATCGACCAGCCCGTCAAGGTGTACTCCACCGGCATGGCGATGCGCCTGGGTTTTGCCATCGCGACCCAGGTGGAGCCGGACGTGCTGATCATCGACGAGGCCCTGTCGGTGGGGGACGGCTACTTCCAGAAGAAGTGCGTCGATCGGCTGATGGAGTTCACCCGCGGCGGTGGCACCCTACTCTTCTGCTCCCATGCGATGTACTACGTCACTTCCTTCTGTCAGCGAGCCCTGTGGCTCAAGGACGGCAAGATCGCGGCCCTGGGGCCGGTGGAGGAGGTGGTGCGCAGATATGAGAACTTCCTCATGCGCAAGCAGCCGCAGGACCCGGTGGAGGTGGCCGAGCGGCCTGCTGGGCCGGCTCGCATCGTGGAAGCCAGGCTGCTCGATGACGGGCAGGCCGGCGGAACGGCGCCGGTCCTCTACCGGCATCTCCAGCCCCTGAGTTTGGAAGTGAGCTGGGAGACCACCGAGCCCCAGCGAGCCTTCCACCTGGGCGTGGGCATCGACCGCACTGACAGCGTACAGGTAGCCGCTCTCTCGACCTACCACGATGGATTGGAGCCTTTCCGGGGCCGCCATCGGTATTCTGTGCGGCTGGACATTCCGCAGCTTCCGATGCTCAAAGGGGAGTACTCCCTGTATGTCTTCCTGATGGACGAGGAGGCGCTTCACCCCTACGACTCCAAGGTCGTCCACGGCGCCTTCGAAGTGGCCACGGAGGGCTATCGCTTCGGCCTGATCCACATCCCCCATCGCTGGCAAACCGAGGAGAGTTCGGGCTCCGTGGTGACGCTGTCCGCCCCTGTGGAAGCGCCTTCTGCGGAGACGGCCGCCTTCGAGGCCGGCTCCCTGGAAGCTGGCGGGGCGGCTCTCTCGGCGAGCTCAAGGAGTCGCTGGTAG